The following are encoded together in the Bacillota bacterium genome:
- a CDS encoding MarR family transcriptional regulator has product MTVVSELRFFELFCRVHRKLLKRLFPLCRREGLSGPEFLVLWKVNKRGSCRATDLAEETGIPPSTLTGILDRLEGRGWIKRIPDPDDRRSVLVGGTPRLKSFLADLLAGLEKELQRIFGSLPCPDILSRLEDDLQLLLVCLDSGKGESN; this is encoded by the coding sequence GTGACGGTCGTGTCCGAACTCCGCTTCTTCGAGCTATTCTGCAGGGTGCACCGGAAGCTGCTGAAGAGGCTCTTCCCCCTGTGCAGGCGGGAAGGGCTCTCCGGCCCCGAATTCCTGGTGCTCTGGAAGGTAAACAAAAGAGGCTCCTGCCGGGCGACCGACCTCGCCGAGGAAACAGGCATCCCGCCGAGCACCCTGACGGGGATCTTAGACCGGCTGGAGGGACGGGGGTGGATTAAGCGCATCCCTGACCCCGATGACCGGAGGAGCGTGCTGGTGGGGGGAACGCCGCGCCTCAAAAGTTTTCTCGCAGACCTCCTCGCCGGGCTCGAGAAGGAGCTGCAGCGCATCTTCGGGTCGCTCCCCTGTCCCGACATCCTGAGCCGCCTCGAAGACGATCTGCAGCTGCTGCTTGTCTGCCTGGACTCAGGAAAGGGTGAAAGCAATTGA
- a CDS encoding NAD-dependent epimerase/dehydratase family protein, producing the protein MRILVTGGAGFIGSHVVDALVAAGHEVVVVDDLSTGREENLAAALRGGAKFYKMDICEPGLEEIFREGKFDFVNHHAAQIDVRRSVADPVEDARTNIIGLLNVLENCRRFQVKGVVFASSGGVVYGEPRRLPVDENHPKGPLSPYGVSKLSSEFYFACYWGVFGLPYVSLRYSNVYGPRQDPHGEAGVVAIFGKKMLRGEAPVIYGDGEQVRDYVYVGDVVRANMLALERLERLAAAGPGPGGAGCAINDFAYNIGTGRPTSVNELFRMLRKITGFSGEAVPGPERPGELRRIFLDCARAKRELGWEPGVDLEQGLRLTVASLAGQNP; encoded by the coding sequence ATGCGAATTCTGGTGACGGGCGGGGCGGGGTTCATCGGCTCCCATGTTGTCGACGCTCTGGTTGCCGCAGGGCATGAGGTTGTCGTGGTTGACGACCTCAGCACCGGGAGGGAGGAGAACCTGGCGGCCGCCCTGCGGGGCGGGGCGAAGTTTTACAAAATGGACATCTGCGAGCCGGGGCTGGAGGAGATCTTCCGGGAGGGTAAGTTCGATTTTGTGAACCACCACGCCGCCCAGATCGACGTGCGCCGCTCTGTTGCGGACCCGGTTGAGGACGCCAGGACGAACATCATCGGGCTTTTGAACGTGCTCGAGAACTGCCGCCGCTTCCAGGTGAAGGGCGTGGTCTTTGCCTCTTCAGGCGGGGTCGTCTACGGGGAGCCGCGGAGGCTCCCGGTGGATGAAAACCACCCCAAGGGGCCGCTCTCACCCTACGGGGTGAGCAAGCTCTCCTCGGAGTTCTACTTTGCCTGCTACTGGGGCGTCTTCGGCCTGCCCTACGTCTCCCTTCGCTATTCGAACGTCTACGGCCCGCGCCAGGACCCCCACGGGGAGGCCGGGGTGGTGGCCATCTTCGGGAAAAAGATGCTCCGGGGCGAGGCCCCGGTGATCTACGGGGACGGGGAGCAGGTGCGGGACTACGTCTACGTGGGGGATGTGGTGCGGGCGAACATGCTTGCCCTGGAGCGGCTCGAGCGGCTTGCGGCCGCAGGCCCTGGCCCGGGCGGTGCCGGCTGCGCCATCAATGACTTCGCCTACAACATCGGCACCGGGAGGCCCACCTCGGTGAACGAGCTTTTCCGGATGCTCCGGAAGATCACTGGGTTCTCCGGGGAGGCGGTCCCCGGCCCGGAGCGGCCGGGAGAGCTCAGGCGCATCTTCCTCGACTGCGCCAGGGCGAAGCGGGAGCTGGGCTGGGAGCCCGGGGTTGACCTCGAGCAGGGCCTCCGCCTGACGGTCGCCTCCCTCGCCGGGCAAAATCCGTAA
- a CDS encoding nucleotidyltransferase domain-containing protein, translating to MLTPRQKQRYISGWLKRKEERQAQLKEQQRLALEKAFEIARMLKAKYRARKVILFGSLVKGKYWKHSDIDIAVHGIDESRYLDAAWEASQIALPFKVDLLPLESVSGTLKRKIEDEGLAM from the coding sequence GTGTTAACTCCCCGGCAGAAGCAAAGATACATCTCCGGTTGGTTGAAGAGAAAAGAGGAGAGGCAAGCGCAGCTGAAAGAGCAGCAGCGACTGGCACTGGAAAAGGCCTTCGAAATTGCTCGGATGTTAAAGGCAAAGTACAGAGCAAGAAAGGTTATCCTGTTCGGGTCGCTCGTCAAGGGCAAGTATTGGAAGCATTCAGATATCGACATCGCCGTCCATGGCATAGATGAAAGCCGCTATTTGGATGCGGCCTGGGAAGCTTCCCAGATTGCTCTCCCTTTCAAGGTTGACCTGCTTCCTCTTGAGAGTGTTTCCGGGACTCTCAAGAGAAAAATCGAGGACGAGGGGCTGGCAATGTAG